A region from the Candidatus Electrothrix scaldis genome encodes:
- a CDS encoding single-stranded DNA-binding protein yields MINKVILVGNLGADPELRYTQSGVPVATLSIATNERWKDKDGQQQEQTEWHRVIAWRQLAEICNEYYHKGTKVYVEGKLQTRKWQDQNGNDRYTTEIVAREMKILSSRGEGGGGYSGSGGGGYDPGPAGGAPPSGGGYDDFAGGSTPGGGTGSDVPF; encoded by the coding sequence ATGATCAATAAAGTAATTTTAGTTGGCAATCTCGGTGCGGATCCTGAACTCAGGTACACTCAGAGTGGAGTTCCTGTTGCTACATTAAGCATTGCCACCAATGAGCGATGGAAGGACAAAGATGGACAGCAACAGGAACAGACCGAATGGCACCGCGTTATTGCCTGGAGACAACTCGCTGAAATATGCAATGAATATTATCATAAAGGCACCAAGGTATATGTGGAGGGCAAACTCCAAACCAGAAAATGGCAGGATCAGAACGGCAACGATCGATATACCACGGAAATTGTGGCCCGTGAGATGAAGATACTTTCTTCACGCGGTGAAGGAGGGGGAGGTTATAGTGGCAGTGGCGGAGGAGGATATGATCCTGGCCCTGCGGGAGGAGCCCCCCCTTCGGGAGGAGGATATGACGATTTTGCAGGTGGTAGTACTCCAGGAGGAGGAACAGGAAGCGACGTTCCGTTCTAA
- a CDS encoding DnaJ C-terminal domain-containing protein, with the protein MEYYKILGVDKTASAAEIKKAYRKLAVQYHPDKNPDNKEAEAKFKEISEAYAVLSDEKKRQEYDTYGSAGFQQRYSQEDIFRNFDLNDILNQFGFGGGGGGGRTTFRFGGQNSGGGNPFDFFNQAGGGAHGGGCAGGGCRPKPTKGQDQTYELAISLEDVLHGAEKNISLRRDGGTQNISVKVPKGIESGKRLRLSGKGAPSPTGGPPGDLYLKVTVQPHGMFTRDGDNLVTEKKVSFSQACLGTSVEVSSLDGRKFMLKVPAGVQQEAKLRIKGHGLPSGPIGERGNIYVKILIEVPKQLSPEQEAAIQKLAELGL; encoded by the coding sequence ATGGAATACTATAAAATTCTCGGAGTTGATAAAACAGCATCCGCAGCTGAAATAAAGAAGGCATACCGGAAACTGGCGGTACAATACCACCCGGATAAAAACCCGGATAATAAAGAGGCTGAGGCAAAGTTCAAAGAGATCAGCGAGGCCTATGCGGTTCTTTCCGACGAAAAGAAACGGCAGGAATACGACACCTACGGTTCAGCGGGCTTTCAGCAGAGGTACTCCCAGGAGGATATTTTCCGGAACTTTGATCTCAACGATATTCTCAACCAGTTCGGTTTTGGCGGCGGTGGAGGAGGAGGACGTACTACCTTTCGCTTTGGCGGGCAGAACAGCGGCGGTGGCAATCCCTTTGATTTTTTCAATCAAGCAGGTGGAGGAGCACATGGTGGCGGCTGCGCCGGAGGTGGCTGTCGTCCCAAACCAACCAAGGGCCAGGACCAGACCTATGAGCTGGCCATCAGCCTGGAAGATGTGCTTCACGGGGCAGAAAAAAACATCAGCCTGCGCCGCGATGGTGGAACCCAGAATATCTCGGTAAAAGTACCTAAGGGGATTGAGTCCGGGAAGCGCCTGCGCCTGTCCGGTAAAGGAGCGCCCTCTCCCACAGGAGGCCCTCCCGGCGATCTGTATCTCAAGGTAACAGTGCAACCTCACGGAATGTTCACCCGTGATGGTGATAATCTTGTTACCGAAAAAAAGGTCTCTTTTAGCCAGGCCTGCCTGGGAACAAGCGTGGAAGTATCCTCACTGGATGGACGAAAATTCATGCTCAAGGTGCCAGCTGGAGTACAGCAGGAAGCGAAACTACGTATCAAGGGCCACGGTTTACCCTCAGGCCCCATTGGCGAGCGCGGAAATATATACGTCAAAATCCTGATTGAGGTCCCTAAGCAGCTGAGCCCAGAACAGGAAGCCGCTATCCAGAAGCTGGCTGAATTGGGATTATAA
- the wecB gene encoding UDP-N-acetylglucosamine 2-epimerase (non-hydrolyzing), whose translation MKVLTIFGTRPEAIKMAPVIHALTAAPDFTVKACVTAQHRQMLDQVLELFAIRTDYDLDVMQDNQDLFDLSSRVLIGLREVLQRERPDLVLVQGDTTTCFMGSLAAFYQRIPVGHIEAGLRTADIYAPFPEEANRAMTSRLAALHFAPTKQACQNLYREGIAEKRVHQTGNTVIDALLWVRQQIGSEINPEPFGAAGPLVQEGHPYVLITGHRRENFGDGFQNICEAIAVLADRHPEVGFIYPVHLNPNVQQPVNSILGKKKNIYLIPPLDYAPFVQSMAQSRLILTDSGGVQEEAPSLGKPVLVMRESTERPEAVESGTVRLVGTNKELIIQETERLLTDEQAYQSMAGKSNPYGDGQAAARIVKVLKTFRAAHHPALA comes from the coding sequence ATGAAGGTCCTTACCATCTTTGGAACCAGACCGGAGGCCATCAAAATGGCTCCGGTCATCCATGCCCTTACAGCTGCGCCTGATTTCACGGTTAAGGCCTGCGTCACTGCCCAACATCGGCAGATGCTGGATCAGGTACTTGAGCTTTTTGCCATCAGGACCGACTACGACCTGGATGTGATGCAGGATAACCAGGATCTCTTTGATCTGAGCTCACGGGTATTGATCGGCTTACGTGAGGTACTGCAACGGGAGCGACCTGACTTAGTTCTGGTGCAAGGTGACACCACCACCTGTTTCATGGGGAGTTTAGCGGCCTTTTACCAGCGAATCCCTGTTGGCCACATAGAGGCAGGGCTCCGTACCGCTGACATTTACGCCCCTTTCCCCGAGGAGGCGAACCGGGCCATGACCTCGCGTCTGGCAGCGCTTCATTTTGCCCCGACAAAACAGGCCTGCCAGAATCTCTACCGCGAGGGCATTGCCGAGAAGAGAGTGCATCAGACCGGCAATACGGTGATTGATGCCCTGCTTTGGGTACGCCAGCAAATAGGCTCTGAGATTAATCCAGAGCCCTTTGGCGCGGCAGGCCCTCTGGTTCAGGAAGGCCACCCCTACGTCCTCATCACCGGTCATCGCCGGGAAAATTTCGGTGATGGTTTTCAAAATATCTGTGAGGCTATAGCGGTACTGGCGGACAGACATCCTGAGGTAGGCTTTATCTACCCTGTCCATCTGAACCCCAATGTCCAGCAACCGGTGAATTCCATATTGGGGAAGAAAAAAAATATCTATCTCATCCCGCCGCTGGACTATGCCCCTTTTGTCCAGTCGATGGCCCAATCCCGCCTGATCCTGACCGACTCCGGTGGAGTGCAGGAAGAGGCTCCCTCGCTGGGTAAACCGGTGCTGGTCATGCGGGAGAGCACGGAGCGACCCGAGGCTGTAGAAAGCGGAACCGTCCGCTTGGTTGGGACGAACAAGGAGCTGATCATTCAGGAAACGGAACGCCTCCTGACCGACGAGCAGGCATACCAAAGCATGGCTGGCAAAAGCAATCCCTATGGTGATGGCCAAGCTGCCGCACGTATTGTCAAAGTCCTCAAAACATTCCGGGCAGCTCATCACCCTGCCCTTGCCTGA
- a CDS encoding LamG-like jellyroll fold domain-containing protein translates to MAAVNYQLAIANHTPDVPITIKKVWYKHKNSSWERLLRPLSLSSDTFEPGECTAITSENGIDREECQDPSEFTGKGMHYSVANLFGESTDTHRWKVDIYIRGYGELTVEGEGTCSVYTGESNCTSTFAFGGDSLTIGDTTYSFYLREGFDSYSPRPGLPYAVYGATLVPSESGVAGVVLDYWQATLGNSAFYFDGIDDYISFPDQDEIDFGPDNDFTVSVWVNAEDYQPANNRPANAIVEKWSGGNSGYPYIIRYLNQTGKVRVARYDRVNNPAITSTMPLEAGWNHIEFTKFGKDLKLYINGVLDGTTTDTTTGNTTNSSPIYIGRRGGSMPTYFSGTVDELRIYPYATTEIREMQTIRSLNNDVSCMLAKDTVQGSELIVFPVKCEDLDTVNTVWMYDEETGYIHLGSNTDLCMHKQGSENEWENGRIIHLWACDEGPVENKSWDYDSSTGIIKARYNPEICMHKKYSAWPRSGLNPIHVWNYCDTPTENNTWIFPDFTMKAELQTIRSLGNDGTCMGSDGTSQGSPISINVNVCDDIDSSSTTWKYDETTGYIHLGSNTDLCMHKQGYENEWENGRIIHLWACDEGPVENKSWDYDSSTGIIKARYNPEKCMHKEYSDWRDGNPIHIWSHCDTPTLNNSWIFDVF, encoded by the coding sequence ATGGCGGCTGTTAACTATCAATTGGCAATAGCAAATCACACGCCCGACGTGCCTATTACCATCAAAAAAGTCTGGTATAAACATAAGAACAGCTCCTGGGAAAGGTTGCTTCGACCGCTTTCTCTCTCTAGCGATACATTTGAGCCCGGTGAATGTACAGCTATTACATCCGAAAATGGGATTGATCGTGAGGAGTGTCAAGATCCAAGTGAATTTACTGGTAAAGGGATGCATTACAGTGTCGCGAATCTTTTCGGTGAATCAACAGACACGCATAGATGGAAAGTCGATATATATATTCGCGGCTATGGCGAACTGACCGTCGAAGGTGAAGGAACTTGCTCTGTCTACACAGGAGAGAGTAACTGCACCAGTACCTTTGCTTTTGGTGGAGATAGTCTCACTATTGGAGACACGACCTATTCTTTCTATCTTCGTGAAGGCTTTGATAGTTATAGCCCCAGACCCGGCTTGCCTTACGCCGTTTATGGTGCCACCTTAGTTCCTTCAGAGTCAGGAGTCGCAGGAGTTGTACTCGATTACTGGCAAGCAACGTTGGGCAATAGCGCATTCTATTTTGATGGTATTGATGATTACATCAGCTTTCCTGACCAGGATGAAATTGATTTCGGTCCCGATAACGACTTCACAGTGTCTGTCTGGGTAAATGCCGAGGACTATCAACCTGCGAATAACAGACCGGCTAATGCCATTGTTGAAAAGTGGTCCGGTGGTAATAGTGGTTATCCTTATATCATTCGTTACCTCAATCAAACAGGAAAAGTTCGTGTTGCTCGTTACGATCGTGTCAACAATCCTGCTATTACTTCTACCATGCCCCTTGAAGCTGGTTGGAACCATATCGAGTTCACCAAGTTCGGCAAGGATCTCAAGCTTTACATTAATGGGGTCTTGGATGGTACGACAACCGATACCACTACGGGGAATACCACAAACAGCTCTCCAATATATATCGGGCGTCGTGGCGGTTCAATGCCGACTTATTTCAGCGGCACAGTTGATGAATTGAGGATTTATCCTTATGCAACTACCGAAATAAGAGAAATGCAGACGATTCGTTCTCTGAATAATGACGTCAGCTGCATGTTAGCGAAAGATACAGTTCAGGGCTCAGAACTGATTGTCTTTCCTGTAAAATGTGAAGACCTTGATACTGTCAACACTGTCTGGATGTACGATGAAGAAACCGGCTACATTCATTTGGGATCAAACACGGATTTGTGCATGCATAAACAAGGCTCTGAAAATGAGTGGGAGAATGGCAGAATAATCCACCTTTGGGCTTGTGATGAAGGTCCCGTTGAAAATAAATCCTGGGACTATGACAGTTCAACAGGGATTATTAAAGCCAGATATAATCCAGAAATATGTATGCACAAAAAATATTCTGCTTGGCCGAGGAGTGGTCTTAATCCCATCCATGTTTGGAATTATTGCGATACTCCAACAGAAAATAACACCTGGATCTTTCCTGACTTTACAATGAAAGCAGAATTGCAGACGATTCGTTCACTGGGGAATGACGGCACCTGCATGGGGTCAGACGGTACATCTCAAGGTTCACCAATATCTATCAATGTGAATGTCTGTGACGATATCGACAGTAGCTCCACTACCTGGAAGTACGATGAAACAACCGGCTACATTCATTTAGGATCAAACACGGATCTGTGCATGCACAAACAAGGCTATGAAAATGAGTGGGAGAATGGCAGAATAATCCACCTTTGGGCTTGTGATGAAGGTCCCGTTGAAAATAAATCCTGGGACTATGACAGTTCAACAGGGATTATTAAAGCCAGATATAATCCGGAAAAATGTATGCACAAAGAATACAGTGATTGGAGGGATGGTAATCCTATTCATATCTGGAGTCATTGCGATACTCCAACATTAAACAACTCCTGGATATTTGACGTCTTTTAA
- a CDS encoding 3-isopropylmalate dehydratase large subunit: MGQTIAEKIFAAHLRDTPTPENMVLDIDVIMCHEITTPIAIMDLVDKGMDRVIDQSRIKAVIDHVTPAKDSKTATQAKIMRDWARRHDIKDFFDVGRNGVCHALFPEKGFIRPGNTVIMGDSHTCTHGAFGAFAAGVGTTDLEVGILKGVCAFRKPKSMKVEVTGTLPAGVYAKDVILKIIKQLTVNGATDMVMEFCGPVVEQMDMSARMTLCNMSVEAGATSGLCLPDKVTAEYLWPFIQEDYASLEDAVEDFSTWHSDPDAEYAETLTIDVSDLRPQVTYDYKPDKVKDIDELAGAKIDQVYIGSCTNGRIEDIRAAASILRGRTIADSVRGILTPATPAIYSQALDEGLIKIFMDAGFCVLNPTCGACLGMSSGVLAEGESCASTTNRNFNGRMGKGGMVHLMSPLSAAAAAVTGEITDPAQFIN, from the coding sequence ATGGGACAAACTATAGCTGAAAAAATTTTCGCCGCCCATCTGCGCGACACCCCGACACCGGAAAACATGGTCCTGGATATTGATGTGATCATGTGCCATGAAATTACCACCCCCATCGCCATCATGGATCTGGTGGACAAGGGGATGGACCGGGTGATTGACCAGAGTCGGATCAAAGCGGTTATTGACCATGTTACCCCGGCCAAAGATTCCAAAACCGCGACCCAGGCCAAGATCATGCGTGACTGGGCCCGACGCCATGACATCAAAGATTTCTTTGACGTGGGCCGCAACGGGGTTTGCCATGCTCTGTTCCCGGAAAAAGGTTTTATTCGTCCTGGTAACACGGTTATCATGGGTGATTCCCATACCTGTACCCACGGGGCCTTTGGTGCCTTTGCTGCTGGTGTTGGGACCACTGACCTGGAGGTTGGTATCCTCAAAGGCGTCTGCGCATTCCGCAAACCCAAATCCATGAAGGTGGAAGTCACCGGCACCCTGCCTGCTGGTGTCTATGCCAAAGACGTGATCCTCAAGATTATTAAGCAGCTCACCGTTAACGGTGCCACAGATATGGTCATGGAATTCTGCGGTCCGGTAGTTGAGCAGATGGATATGTCTGCCCGCATGACTCTCTGTAATATGTCCGTGGAAGCTGGTGCCACCTCTGGCCTCTGCCTGCCGGACAAGGTGACTGCCGAATACCTCTGGCCCTTTATCCAGGAGGATTATGCCTCACTTGAGGATGCAGTAGAAGACTTCAGCACATGGCACTCTGATCCTGACGCGGAGTACGCCGAGACCCTGACCATTGATGTCTCAGATCTGCGCCCTCAGGTAACCTATGATTACAAGCCGGATAAGGTAAAGGATATTGATGAGCTGGCCGGAGCCAAGATTGATCAGGTCTATATCGGCTCCTGCACCAACGGTCGCATTGAAGATATCCGGGCTGCTGCTTCTATCCTGCGGGGACGCACCATTGCTGACAGCGTGCGTGGCATCCTGACCCCGGCCACTCCTGCCATCTACTCTCAGGCCCTGGATGAAGGCCTGATCAAGATCTTCATGGATGCTGGTTTCTGTGTGCTTAACCCCACCTGCGGCGCCTGTCTGGGGATGAGCAGCGGCGTCCTGGCTGAGGGCGAGTCCTGCGCCTCTACCACCAACCGGAACTTCAACGGACGCATGGGCAAAGGCGGCATGGTCCATCTGATGAGTCCGCTCTCTGCTGCCGCAGCAGCAGTTACCGGCGAGATCACAGACCCAGCCCAGTTTATCAATTAA
- a CDS encoding 3-isopropylmalate dehydratase small subunit → MKEFGGSAFFIDRDDINTDEIIPAKYLTEITKRALQPHLLEDLFLDGKEFDTQAKDFQQASVLVTRSNFGCGSSREHAVWALEVNDINVVLGESFARIFRQNMFNCGILAVELSKADIDRLFALAQGDGAIRIGIELEKDTVVAENGKGEQVECSFSMNPFDKELVAAGGWLAYADQKY, encoded by the coding sequence ATGAAAGAATTCGGCGGTTCAGCCTTTTTTATAGATAGAGACGATATCAACACGGACGAGATCATCCCGGCCAAGTACCTCACCGAGATCACCAAACGGGCTTTGCAGCCCCACCTGCTGGAAGACCTGTTCCTGGACGGCAAGGAGTTTGACACCCAGGCCAAGGATTTCCAACAAGCATCGGTGCTGGTGACCCGCTCCAACTTTGGTTGCGGTTCCTCCCGTGAACACGCGGTCTGGGCCCTGGAGGTCAATGACATCAACGTAGTCCTTGGTGAGAGCTTTGCCCGTATCTTTCGCCAGAATATGTTCAACTGCGGTATCTTGGCTGTGGAACTGAGCAAGGCAGATATTGATCGGCTCTTTGCCCTGGCTCAGGGTGATGGTGCAATCAGGATCGGTATTGAGTTAGAGAAAGATACCGTAGTTGCTGAAAACGGCAAAGGCGAGCAGGTGGAGTGCAGCTTCTCTATGAATCCCTTTGATAAGGAGCTGGTAGCTGCCGGAGGGTGGCTGGCCTATGCGGATCAGAAGTATTGA
- a CDS encoding tetratricopeptide repeat protein codes for MNLAGFEKIAPHLSSPLVLVGFVLLLAYGIHGQLIKSGLLRQVTQKDSGLIIRLFLRYGFWLALTLLVAGFGLAGWSKYVNKVNRVDASKQSIKIVKAPNEQPKIKHEQNNFQTVRRKEIELDPDNPARWNKLGLLLLYTGELDQAEEAFQKLLALGEAHQDKESQAIAYGNLGLVYRSWDNIEQAEAYWKKSLLLYQEMGMPDTKDIQQRLDELSQYRASLQASPADDTR; via the coding sequence ATGAACCTTGCCGGATTTGAAAAGATAGCGCCCCACCTGAGCAGTCCGCTGGTGCTGGTGGGCTTTGTGTTGCTGCTGGCCTACGGGATTCACGGGCAGCTGATAAAATCCGGGCTGTTGCGTCAGGTAACGCAGAAGGACAGTGGTCTTATCATCCGGCTCTTTCTTCGTTATGGCTTCTGGCTGGCCCTGACGCTGCTAGTAGCGGGCTTCGGTTTGGCAGGGTGGAGTAAATATGTGAACAAGGTGAATCGCGTTGATGCATCCAAGCAGTCAATCAAAATAGTTAAAGCGCCTAACGAACAGCCAAAAATCAAGCACGAGCAGAACAATTTTCAGACTGTCCGACGAAAGGAGATAGAGCTTGACCCGGACAATCCAGCGCGTTGGAATAAATTAGGACTTCTCCTTCTCTACACAGGTGAACTCGACCAGGCCGAAGAGGCTTTCCAAAAGCTCTTAGCCTTGGGTGAGGCGCATCAGGATAAAGAGTCACAAGCTATTGCTTACGGTAATTTGGGTCTTGTTTATAGGTCATGGGACAATATTGAGCAGGCAGAAGCATATTGGAAGAAAAGCCTGCTCCTGTATCAAGAAATGGGGATGCCAGATACCAAGGATATTCAGCAGCGGCTAGATGAACTATCCCAATATCGCGCCAGCCTACAAGCATCCCCAGCTGACGATACCCGATAG
- a CDS encoding OFA family MFS transporter, producing the protein MTAQNVKEPLQAWITTFAGMAINLCLGILYAWSMWSAALTDADKAGQPMSGLNQGWTYLTNAQAATPFSICMVMFALLMIPGGRIQDRISPKFGATLGGLFLASGCIIAGLMQSYLGLIIGFGICGGIGMGIGYAAPTPAALKWFGPHRRGLIAGLVVGGYGGAALYISPLAKYLIANYGISKSFIFLGIFFATVVTIAGQFLKTPNEIYPDGSYTPPAPKCAKTTKVAAAATQHDWSAKEMLHSWQFYALVFMFILTTQSGMLMIANAAGILKTAGAKLPFFADNIWLIVAYGGLVNALGRVGTGIYSDNIGRANTYTMNCLVSAVCLLFVPYAINTQNILLLFLVVGNAYWQYGGGLSLMPLFTGDFYGAKNLGINYGLVFLGWGLGFFMAKLGGIIKDLTGSLDYAFYISAALLVVGAILAQLVKRPTWAEEKATV; encoded by the coding sequence ATGACAGCTCAGAATGTAAAGGAGCCTCTTCAGGCCTGGATCACCACCTTTGCCGGGATGGCGATTAATCTCTGTCTCGGCATTCTCTATGCGTGGAGCATGTGGTCGGCAGCTCTGACCGATGCTGACAAGGCAGGCCAGCCCATGAGCGGCCTGAACCAGGGCTGGACCTATCTGACTAATGCCCAGGCAGCCACACCCTTTTCCATATGCATGGTCATGTTCGCCCTACTGATGATCCCTGGCGGGAGGATTCAGGATCGAATCAGCCCTAAGTTTGGGGCAACCCTGGGCGGCCTCTTTCTCGCCTCCGGCTGCATCATTGCTGGCCTGATGCAGAGCTATCTCGGCCTGATCATCGGCTTTGGCATCTGCGGTGGTATCGGCATGGGCATCGGCTATGCCGCCCCCACCCCCGCAGCCCTGAAATGGTTCGGCCCGCATCGGCGGGGCTTGATCGCCGGGCTGGTAGTGGGAGGCTACGGCGGTGCCGCTTTGTACATCAGCCCTCTTGCTAAATATCTGATCGCCAACTACGGCATTTCCAAGAGTTTCATCTTTCTCGGTATCTTTTTCGCCACTGTGGTGACCATTGCCGGACAATTCCTCAAGACCCCGAATGAAATCTACCCGGACGGTTCCTATACCCCTCCCGCCCCAAAATGCGCCAAGACAACCAAAGTCGCAGCCGCAGCCACTCAGCATGACTGGTCAGCCAAGGAGATGCTCCATTCATGGCAGTTCTATGCCTTGGTCTTCATGTTCATCCTCACCACCCAGTCAGGCATGCTGATGATCGCCAATGCTGCCGGGATATTGAAGACCGCAGGTGCCAAGCTCCCCTTCTTTGCCGACAATATCTGGCTGATCGTCGCTTACGGTGGGCTGGTCAACGCCCTGGGCCGGGTCGGCACCGGTATTTATTCGGACAATATAGGCAGGGCCAACACCTATACCATGAATTGCCTGGTCTCAGCCGTCTGCCTGCTCTTTGTCCCTTATGCAATCAACACCCAGAACATCCTGCTACTCTTCCTTGTTGTGGGCAATGCCTACTGGCAATACGGCGGTGGACTTTCCCTGATGCCGCTCTTCACCGGCGACTTCTACGGAGCAAAAAATCTGGGCATCAACTACGGACTGGTTTTCCTGGGCTGGGGCTTAGGCTTTTTCATGGCCAAACTGGGTGGGATCATCAAAGACCTGACCGGCAGCCTGGATTATGCTTTTTACATCTCGGCTGCTCTGCTGGTGGTCGGAGCGATTCTGGCCCAATTGGTTAAAAGACCAACCTGGGCTGAAGAAAAGGCGACTGTGTAA
- a CDS encoding Rpn family recombination-promoting nuclease/putative transposase, with amino-acid sequence MCRLNPRIDFVFKKLFGAEENKDLLIDFINAFVSEEDQVRDIVIKNPYNEKEFLGDKLSILDIKAQDISGKWFNIEMQMLDQDYYAQRALYYWSRLYVSQLSSGVNYDRLEKTIGINILNFNCLEEDEYHNIYKLLNVKSGNELIRQIEIHFVELEKYDENISNVMDRWVNFLKKAGEYTQANLPPKLKEIPTISKALDVLENMNLSEKEREKFEARLKWLRDEKAAIISAERRGLERGIEKGIEKGIEKGIEKEKYDIALNALKEGAEVDFIVKITGLAEDEILKIKEKHNIE; translated from the coding sequence ATGTGCAGACTGAACCCAAGAATAGATTTTGTCTTCAAAAAACTCTTTGGAGCAGAGGAAAATAAAGATCTCTTGATTGATTTTATCAATGCCTTCGTCAGCGAAGAAGATCAAGTACGAGATATCGTTATAAAAAATCCATACAATGAAAAGGAGTTTCTCGGTGATAAGTTAAGTATACTTGATATCAAAGCTCAAGATATCAGCGGGAAGTGGTTCAACATCGAGATGCAAATGCTCGACCAGGATTATTATGCGCAAAGAGCCTTATATTACTGGTCAAGGTTATATGTAAGCCAGCTGAGTTCAGGGGTTAATTACGATAGGCTCGAAAAGACAATAGGGATCAATATCCTCAATTTTAACTGCTTAGAAGAAGACGAATATCATAATATCTATAAACTCCTCAATGTTAAATCAGGGAACGAACTCATACGACAAATAGAAATACATTTTGTTGAGCTCGAAAAGTACGATGAGAATATTTCCAATGTAATGGACAGGTGGGTTAATTTCCTGAAGAAAGCCGGGGAGTACACTCAAGCTAACCTCCCCCCTAAGTTAAAAGAAATCCCAACAATTTCTAAAGCATTAGATGTTTTGGAAAATATGAATCTCAGTGAAAAGGAACGGGAAAAATTTGAAGCCCGACTCAAATGGCTCCGGGATGAAAAAGCGGCGATTATATCGGCTGAAAGGCGTGGATTAGAAAGAGGTATTGAAAAAGGAATTGAAAAGGGAATTGAAAAGGGAATTGAAAAAGAGAAGTATGACATAGCGTTGAATGCCTTAAAAGAAGGTGCCGAGGTTGATTTTATTGTAAAGATTACAGGTCTTGCTGAGGATGAGATATTAAAAATTAAAGAAAAACATAACATTGAATAG
- a CDS encoding tyrosine-type recombinase/integrase: protein MTISSKKGQQCKEKNVIGGEVEREQHLACPLLLRLLLRNCIIIRGGKGMKDRITLLSHKALELLREYYRQYQPKEYLFEGAYGGRYSTTSLRKIFQRALAQSGIRKKVTLHSLRHSFATHLLERGTDLRYIQALLGHSSSKTTEIYTHVTSKGFENLKSPLDEMDI from the coding sequence CTGACTATCTCCTCAAAGAAAGGGCAACAATGTAAGGAGAAGAACGTTATTGGCGGCGAGGTTGAACGAGAGCAGCATTTAGCGTGTCCCCTATTATTACGCCTATTATTACGGAACTGCATCATAATTCGCGGCGGCAAGGGGATGAAGGATCGAATCACCCTGCTTTCGCACAAGGCTTTGGAGTTATTGAGGGAGTATTACAGGCAGTATCAACCCAAAGAGTATCTGTTTGAAGGGGCTTATGGGGGCAGATACAGCACCACCAGTCTGCGCAAGATCTTTCAGCGGGCCTTGGCTCAGTCCGGGATCAGGAAAAAGGTGACCTTGCACAGCCTGCGGCATAGCTTTGCTACCCATTTGCTGGAACGGGGGACAGATTTGCGCTATATTCAAGCGTTACTTGGTCACAGTAGCTCTAAGACGACGGAGATTTACACCCATGTGACATCGAAGGGGTTTGAGAATTTGAAATCACCGCTGGATGAGATGGATATTTGA
- a CDS encoding type II toxin-antitoxin system VapC family toxin, translating to MIAFDTCILVRFLAEDDQAQADLAESLMADNTIFLPLTVLLETEWVLRSRYRKKRAELLDFFRLLLDVENVVLEDADRFEKALQWYATGADFADAMHLAACTGTVLHTFDRNFCKQARESGLTPDIKILTPG from the coding sequence ATGATTGCCTTTGACACCTGTATCCTGGTTCGTTTCCTTGCTGAAGATGATCAGGCTCAGGCTGATCTTGCGGAATCCTTAATGGCTGACAATACAATCTTTCTGCCGCTCACGGTTCTGCTGGAGACGGAATGGGTACTGCGCTCACGCTATAGGAAAAAACGGGCAGAACTGCTCGACTTTTTCAGGCTCCTGCTTGACGTTGAAAATGTCGTGCTGGAGGATGCAGACCGATTTGAAAAAGCGCTCCAGTGGTATGCTACAGGAGCGGATTTTGCCGATGCGATGCATTTGGCCGCCTGCACAGGAACAGTTCTGCATACCTTTGACCGTAATTTTTGTAAGCAGGCGCGAGAGTCCGGGTTAACACCGGATATCAAGATCCTGACGCCAGGATAA
- a CDS encoding AbrB/MazE/SpoVT family DNA-binding domain-containing protein, protein MEKTTTVQLSKSGGLVIPAAIRNSLHWQDGMELNIQIIASGLLVQPKSRKKRKRRLEDLRGILKHRGTPLPDEQLCAPVNYRENK, encoded by the coding sequence ATGGAAAAGACAACAACAGTACAGCTGTCAAAATCAGGGGGGCTTGTCATTCCGGCGGCCATCCGCAACAGTTTGCACTGGCAGGATGGAATGGAGCTCAACATACAAATCATTGCATCCGGCCTTCTGGTGCAGCCGAAGAGCAGAAAAAAAAGAAAACGTCGGTTAGAGGACTTACGCGGTATTCTCAAACACCGGGGTACCCCTTTACCCGATGAACAGCTCTGTGCTCCTGTCAATTACCGGGAGAACAAATGA